The Candidatus Woesearchaeota archaeon genome window below encodes:
- a CDS encoding DNA-directed RNA polymerase subunit E'', with product MKKKVCRSCKIFVEGNECPICKGGLLSESWHGRMTFFDVEKSHIAKQVGIHQKGEYVIKVR from the coding sequence ATGAAAAAGAAAGTTTGTCGATCATGTAAAATTTTTGTAGAAGGAAATGAATGTCCTATTTGTAAAGGTGGTTTGTTGTCAGAAAGCTGGCATGGCCGCATGACGTTTTTCGATGTGGAGAAGTCGCACATAGCGAAACAGGTCGGTATTCACCAGAAAGGCGAATATGTTATTAAAGTACGTTAG